A portion of the Paenibacillus hamazuiensis genome contains these proteins:
- a CDS encoding YceD family protein has protein sequence MLINIKELAKKGNTERLTEQFNLNGILGDRRDLLGASPLKADLQATYESGAVHVHGTLTMDVEVPCSRCLKHLHEHLQIPFDETFAKTDAGEQEEDEDDETIYVTEDKVDLKPFVLESMLLSLPYVPLCDEDCKGLCPVCGTNRNESPCGCKQEKIDPRLAGLADFFKD, from the coding sequence ATGCTGATCAATATAAAAGAGTTGGCGAAGAAAGGCAACACCGAACGTCTGACGGAGCAATTCAATTTGAACGGCATTTTGGGGGACCGGAGAGACTTGCTCGGCGCAAGTCCGCTCAAGGCTGATCTGCAGGCAACTTATGAATCCGGCGCGGTTCATGTGCACGGAACGCTGACGATGGATGTGGAAGTGCCCTGCTCCAGGTGCCTCAAACACCTGCATGAGCATCTGCAGATCCCGTTCGATGAAACGTTTGCCAAAACAGACGCGGGCGAGCAGGAAGAAGACGAAGACGACGAAACGATCTACGTGACGGAAGACAAAGTCGATCTGAAGCCTTTCGTGCTGGAGAGCATGCTGCTTTCGCTCCCTTACGTTCCGCTCTGCGATGAAGATTGCAAGGGGCTGTGCCCCGTCTGCGGCACGAACCGCAACGAGTCGCCGTGCGGCTGCAAACAGGAAAAAATCGATCCCCGCTTGGCCGGGCTGGCGGATTTTTTCAAGGATTAA
- a CDS encoding nucleotidyltransferase, translating to MKTVGLIVEYNPLHNGHMFHFRESKRVAEADAAICVMSGHFLQRGEPAVVNKWARAEMALHMGADVVLELPVAFAPQPAEWFAYGAVSALEATGVVDSLIFGSESGSLAWLDALAAQMADESGGFRALLRERLKSGAPYPAAYSEAVARHVGGVDAEELAKPNNTLGLHYLIALRRLHSGIRPFTIARQKAGYNQAHIDDEHIASATAIRRLLFEERRLEAVRPYVPQATYDVLRREWEAGRAPLSWDSFAKPLLHALLSRSAAELAELCEVGEGLEHRIKTALPRLAPDEPLPVEQLLGELKTKRYTRTKLQRMLLRILLGHRKRQLTPELLRQGVPYLRVLGFSEKGRELLKTMKKTAKVPVLTKVTSASLAPGNQILLQMDIDATSVYALGYPNATSHDLFRDYYEPPVRLD from the coding sequence ATGAAAACGGTCGGCCTGATCGTCGAGTACAATCCTTTACATAACGGTCATATGTTCCATTTCCGCGAATCGAAGCGGGTGGCGGAGGCGGATGCCGCCATCTGCGTGATGAGCGGCCATTTCCTGCAGCGCGGCGAGCCTGCGGTCGTAAATAAGTGGGCGCGCGCCGAAATGGCGCTGCATATGGGCGCCGACGTCGTGCTCGAGCTGCCCGTCGCCTTCGCCCCGCAGCCGGCGGAATGGTTCGCGTACGGCGCCGTGTCGGCGCTCGAGGCGACCGGCGTCGTGGACAGCCTCATCTTCGGCAGCGAAAGCGGCAGCCTCGCGTGGCTGGACGCGCTCGCCGCGCAGATGGCCGACGAAAGCGGCGGCTTCCGGGCGCTGCTGCGCGAGCGGCTGAAAAGCGGCGCACCGTACCCCGCCGCTTACAGCGAAGCGGTCGCCCGCCATGTCGGCGGCGTCGACGCGGAAGAGCTGGCGAAGCCGAACAATACGCTCGGCCTGCATTATTTGATCGCGCTGCGCCGGCTGCACAGCGGCATCCGCCCGTTTACGATTGCCCGGCAGAAAGCGGGCTACAACCAGGCGCACATCGACGACGAGCATATCGCGAGTGCGACGGCCATCCGCCGCCTGCTCTTCGAGGAGCGGCGGCTTGAGGCGGTGCGGCCGTATGTGCCGCAGGCCACGTACGACGTCCTGCGGCGCGAGTGGGAGGCCGGACGCGCGCCGCTGTCGTGGGACAGCTTCGCGAAGCCGCTGCTTCACGCGCTGCTCAGCCGCTCCGCCGCCGAGCTGGCCGAGCTGTGCGAGGTCGGCGAAGGGCTCGAGCATCGCATCAAGACGGCGCTGCCGCGCCTCGCGCCGGACGAGCCGCTCCCGGTCGAGCAGCTGCTCGGCGAGCTTAAGACGAAGCGCTACACGCGCACGAAGCTGCAGCGGATGCTGCTGCGCATTTTGCTCGGCCACCGCAAGCGGCAGCTGACCCCCGAGCTGCTGCGGCAGGGCGTGCCGTACCTGCGCGTGCTCGGCTTCAGCGAGAAAGGCCGGGAGCTGCTCAAAACGATGAAAAAAACGGCCAAAGTCCCGGTGCTGACGAAGGTAACCTCCGCCTCTCTCGCTCCCGGCAACCAAATCTTGCTGCAAATGGATATCGATGCGACGTCGGTGTACGCCCTCGGGTATCCGAACGCCACCTCGCATGATTTGTTCCGCGATTATTACGAACCGCCGGTTCGGCTGGATTAA
- a CDS encoding SepM family pheromone-processing serine protease codes for MERRPLIAKSKSRIFTSVFIGLGVLYLVFFMPLPYFVFSPGTADVIKPMVHVKAADPEEKGSFMLTTVRVSDASVFNYAAALLNPYREIYAKSAVFRNGENEQEYSTRQEVVMQTSQMDAIQAAYRHLKIPFNIHNDGVMVLRTLPDYPAAKVLQAGDYIVKVNDSPVRTTVELNRVLQTKKAGNTVVLTYKRKDEEKTANLTLTALPPDKDEKGNVISKEERAGLGVVPANVQSILAEQEDKQVTIQAGEIGGPSAGLMFSLEIYNQLTPGDLTKGYRIAGTGTIDPNGKVGSIGGIQHKVIAADKEGAEIFFAPRDETPETATTSPPAKNYSDANKRAEEIHSKMKIVPVATLDDALKYLEQLPPKI; via the coding sequence ATGGAACGCCGTCCTTTGATCGCAAAGAGCAAATCCCGCATCTTTACATCCGTGTTCATAGGGCTCGGTGTGCTCTACTTGGTGTTTTTTATGCCGCTGCCGTATTTCGTGTTTTCCCCCGGAACGGCAGACGTGATCAAGCCGATGGTGCATGTGAAAGCGGCGGATCCCGAGGAAAAGGGCAGCTTCATGCTGACGACGGTGCGCGTCAGCGATGCCAGCGTATTCAATTATGCCGCGGCGCTGCTGAATCCGTACCGGGAAATTTACGCGAAGTCGGCGGTTTTCAGAAACGGCGAAAACGAGCAGGAATATTCGACCCGGCAGGAAGTGGTGATGCAGACGTCGCAGATGGATGCGATTCAAGCCGCTTACCGGCATTTGAAAATTCCGTTCAACATTCATAATGACGGTGTAATGGTGCTGCGGACGCTGCCGGACTATCCGGCGGCAAAAGTGCTTCAGGCGGGAGATTACATCGTCAAGGTGAACGACAGCCCGGTCCGGACGACCGTGGAGCTCAATCGTGTTTTGCAAACGAAGAAAGCCGGGAACACCGTGGTGCTCACTTACAAAAGGAAAGACGAAGAGAAGACGGCCAATTTGACACTCACCGCTCTGCCGCCGGACAAGGACGAGAAGGGCAACGTCATTTCCAAGGAGGAGCGGGCGGGGCTCGGCGTCGTGCCGGCCAACGTGCAGTCGATTCTCGCAGAGCAGGAAGACAAGCAGGTGACGATCCAGGCGGGGGAAATCGGCGGCCCTTCGGCCGGGCTTATGTTTTCGCTGGAAATTTACAACCAGCTGACGCCCGGCGACTTGACCAAGGGCTACCGCATCGCCGGAACCGGCACGATCGATCCGAACGGGAAGGTCGGCTCGATCGGGGGCATCCAGCATAAAGTGATCGCCGCGGACAAGGAGGGGGCGGAAATCTTTTTTGCGCCCCGGGATGAAACGCCGGAAACGGCTACGACGTCGCCGCCGGCCAAAAACTATTCCGACGCCAACAAACGGGCGGAGGAGATTCATTCCAAGATGAAGATCGTTCCGGTGGCGACGCTGGACGATGCGCTGAAGTACCTGGAGCAGCTGCCGCCGAAGATTTAA
- a CDS encoding nucleoside recognition domain-containing protein — protein sequence MNARKPASARPQTTVVLGMLALMFVVFIILFPDKAFQASLQGLNVWWKLVFPALLPFFILTEIMAGMGVIHGIGKLLEPLMRRMFGLPGAGGWPLAVGWIAGFPGGAAATQTIAADKLVRPHEADKLLALSHTCSPIFLMTVVGVGFLQNPRLGLVLAVIHYASAAVLALIAARFRSAAGAVDTAADEPRSPWLEHPDPGAGLLAKAMFAIKLAQRNDGRTFGKLLGDSVVSAVQNLMAIGGYMMMFSVLIAVIHLSGLIEWISRLSGAIGISPEAAYQLLTLILPALTEVHLGAFAISQSDALPPIWQAALLSAGLAWGGSSAHLQIKSLTAGIGIRFARFIGLRALHALLAFITTLIAWTPLNRYFVGAEPSFFSLTGGAGIDSGTHALKNGLWFLISPMMLQLAVILLFLLVLSIGISFIWRNRQGE from the coding sequence ATGAATGCACGGAAGCCGGCGTCCGCCCGCCCGCAAACCACGGTCGTTTTAGGCATGCTGGCGCTTATGTTCGTCGTGTTTATCATATTGTTTCCCGATAAAGCGTTTCAAGCTTCGCTGCAAGGCTTAAACGTCTGGTGGAAGCTCGTATTTCCGGCGCTGCTTCCCTTTTTCATTTTGACCGAAATCATGGCCGGCATGGGCGTCATACATGGTATCGGCAAGCTGCTGGAGCCGCTGATGCGAAGAATGTTCGGCTTGCCGGGGGCCGGGGGCTGGCCGCTTGCCGTCGGCTGGATCGCCGGTTTTCCCGGCGGAGCCGCGGCGACTCAAACGATTGCGGCGGACAAGCTGGTGCGGCCGCATGAAGCCGACAAGCTGCTCGCGCTTTCGCATACGTGCAGCCCGATATTTTTAATGACCGTCGTGGGCGTCGGCTTTTTGCAAAACCCCCGGCTTGGGCTGGTGCTTGCCGTCATCCACTATGCTTCCGCCGCCGTGCTTGCGCTGATCGCTGCGCGATTCCGTTCGGCTGCGGGAGCCGTGGATACCGCGGCAGACGAACCCCGCTCCCCCTGGCTGGAGCATCCCGATCCCGGCGCCGGCCTGCTTGCCAAAGCGATGTTCGCCATCAAGCTGGCGCAGCGAAACGACGGACGCACCTTCGGCAAGCTGCTCGGCGACTCCGTCGTTTCCGCGGTGCAAAACCTGATGGCGATCGGCGGTTATATGATGATGTTTTCCGTTTTGATCGCCGTTATCCATTTAAGCGGCCTGATCGAATGGATCAGCCGCCTGTCCGGCGCAATTGGCATTTCCCCGGAAGCTGCGTATCAGCTGCTGACGCTCATCCTGCCAGCTCTGACGGAAGTCCACCTCGGCGCCTTCGCGATCAGCCAATCGGATGCGCTGCCGCCGATATGGCAGGCCGCCCTGTTGAGCGCGGGGCTCGCTTGGGGCGGCTCCTCCGCCCATCTTCAGATAAAAAGCCTGACGGCCGGCATCGGTATCCGCTTCGCCCGTTTTATCGGGCTGCGCGCGCTTCATGCGCTGCTCGCTTTCATAACGACCTTGATCGCCTGGACTCCGCTTAACCGTTATTTCGTAGGTGCCGAGCCGAGCTTTTTTTCGCTGACCGGCGGCGCCGGAATCGATTCCGGCACCCATGCGCTGAAAAACGGGCTGTGGTTTCTCATCAGCCCGATGATGCTGCAGCTCGCCGTTATATTGCTGTTCCTGCTTGTCCTGTCGATCGGCATATCGTTTATTTGGCGCAACCGCCAGGGCGAATAA
- the coaD gene encoding pantetheine-phosphate adenylyltransferase translates to MTADQQSIIAVYPGSFDPVTNGHLDIIRRSSKVFGKLIVTVLNNSSKNPLFTVEERKELLREVTKDLPNVEIDSFRDLTIRYVKQKNARLIIRGLRAISDFEWEMQLASTNNKLDPEIETLFMMTSPQHSFLSSSIVKEIARFHGSVGDLVPEAVEQALNRKFT, encoded by the coding sequence ATGACTGCAGACCAACAATCGATCATCGCCGTATACCCGGGCAGCTTCGACCCGGTAACGAACGGGCACCTCGACATCATTCGCCGCTCGTCGAAAGTATTCGGCAAGCTGATCGTCACCGTGCTGAACAATTCAAGCAAAAATCCGCTGTTTACCGTAGAGGAGCGCAAGGAGCTGCTGCGGGAGGTCACGAAAGATTTGCCGAACGTGGAGATCGACAGCTTCCGGGATTTGACTATCCGCTATGTGAAGCAAAAAAACGCCCGCCTTATCATAAGGGGGCTTAGAGCCATTTCTGATTTCGAATGGGAGATGCAGCTCGCTTCGACCAACAACAAGCTGGATCCGGAAATCGAAACGCTGTTTATGATGACGTCGCCGCAGCACTCGTTTTTAAGCTCCAGCATCGTCAAGGAAATCGCCCGCTTCCACGGTTCGGTCGGCGATCTGGTGCCGGAAGCGGTGGAGCAGGCGCTGAACCGCAAATTTACATAA
- the rsmD gene encoding 16S rRNA (guanine(966)-N(2))-methyltransferase RsmD, with translation MRVISGSAKGRSLKAVPGMGTRPTTDKVKEAIFSMIGPYFDGGLVLDLFAGTGGLGIEALSRGMSRAIFTDMDKKSVDIVRENVKAAGFEEQAEIYRNDAGKALKALAKRKAQFDLVFLDPPYRLKILRELVETMQEHGLLADSATIVMEHDAGDVYDDPIGRCVPLRRAEYGETAVSIFKYINDSDS, from the coding sequence GTGAGAGTGATATCTGGCTCGGCCAAAGGAAGAAGCTTGAAGGCCGTCCCGGGCATGGGCACAAGACCGACGACGGATAAAGTGAAGGAAGCGATCTTCAGCATGATCGGCCCGTATTTCGACGGGGGTCTGGTGTTGGATTTGTTTGCGGGTACGGGCGGGCTCGGGATTGAGGCGCTGAGTCGTGGGATGAGCCGGGCGATCTTTACCGATATGGATAAAAAAAGCGTCGACATCGTCCGCGAGAACGTCAAGGCTGCCGGCTTCGAAGAGCAAGCCGAAATATACCGCAATGACGCCGGCAAAGCGCTGAAGGCGCTGGCGAAACGGAAGGCGCAGTTCGATCTGGTGTTTCTCGACCCGCCGTACCGGCTTAAAATATTGCGCGAGCTTGTCGAAACGATGCAGGAACACGGGCTGCTTGCGGATTCAGCAACAATCGTGATGGAGCATGATGCCGGCGATGTCTACGACGATCCGATCGGCAGGTGCGTGCCGCTGCGCCGCGCGGAATACGGAGAGACGGCCGTATCGATTTTCAAATACATCAATGATTCGGACTCTTAG
- a CDS encoding type II toxin-antitoxin system HicB family antitoxin — translation MSNAKEALALHLYSMEEDGEEIPAPSDPGKLEPVEGGFYTLIEVRTGLIRDKQLNRSVTKNVTLPRWLELEATKAGLNYSQILQTRIERGIRDCQ, via the coding sequence TTGTCGAATGCAAAAGAAGCTCTGGCATTGCACCTGTACAGCATGGAAGAAGATGGCGAAGAGATACCCGCCCCTTCCGATCCCGGCAAACTAGAGCCGGTCGAGGGCGGTTTCTATACGCTTATCGAAGTTCGCACCGGGCTAATCCGCGACAAGCAGCTCAACAGATCTGTCACGAAGAATGTTACTCTTCCTCGGTGGCTTGAGCTTGAAGCCACCAAAGCCGGGCTCAATTACTCTCAGATCCTTCAAACACGCATTGAAAGAGGAATTAGGGATTGTCAATAA
- a CDS encoding RNA ligase family protein has translation MEPILPFEPVRSEHIPTGDNWIYEIKWDGVRILTYFDGTNCRLFNRKANDRTLHYPEIRDVSAYTRAHSFILDGEVVALAADGKPSFHEVMRRDGLRRMDRVEQVQRTVPIYYMVFDILFLNGNWIHQQPLEHRRNVLHNVVKPREHVQTVASHEDGDALFRLMRQQGMEGIVCKRLDSTYAIGGKDHRWVKVKNYGDIIAAIGGFTLSGGIVNAVLLGLFDSQGRFWYIGHTGTGRLSKADWRELTDKLKPHIVNDRPFVNKPDRHNDAIWVRPAITVKVMYTEWRLHEGRSLRQPSIQAFTHIPAGECVFPQP, from the coding sequence ATGGAGCCCATCCTCCCTTTCGAACCGGTTCGCAGCGAACATATCCCTACCGGAGATAACTGGATCTACGAGATCAAGTGGGACGGAGTCCGCATTCTGACGTACTTTGACGGAACAAACTGCCGGCTGTTTAACCGCAAGGCAAACGACCGCACGCTGCACTATCCGGAAATTCGCGACGTCTCCGCTTATACCCGGGCCCATTCGTTTATTTTGGACGGGGAAGTGGTGGCGCTTGCGGCGGACGGCAAGCCGTCCTTCCACGAGGTGATGCGGCGCGACGGATTGCGGAGAATGGACCGGGTCGAGCAGGTGCAACGAACCGTCCCGATCTATTACATGGTATTCGATATCCTTTTCTTGAACGGAAACTGGATTCATCAGCAGCCATTGGAGCATCGCCGAAACGTGCTGCACAACGTCGTCAAACCGCGGGAACACGTACAAACCGTCGCTTCTCATGAAGATGGGGACGCTCTGTTTCGGCTGATGCGGCAGCAGGGAATGGAAGGCATCGTTTGCAAACGGCTGGACAGCACCTATGCGATCGGCGGCAAAGACCATCGATGGGTAAAAGTGAAAAACTACGGGGATATCATTGCCGCGATCGGAGGTTTTACGCTGAGCGGCGGGATCGTGAATGCCGTTTTGCTCGGCCTTTTCGATTCGCAGGGCCGCTTCTGGTATATCGGGCACACCGGAACGGGGAGGCTGAGCAAAGCCGACTGGCGCGAGCTGACGGATAAGCTGAAGCCCCACATCGTAAACGACCGGCCGTTTGTCAACAAGCCGGATCGCCATAACGACGCCATTTGGGTGCGCCCCGCCATTACGGTCAAAGTGATGTACACGGAATGGCGCCTGCATGAAGGACGGTCGCTCCGGCAGCCCAGCATCCAGGCTTTTACCCATATCCCGGCGGGAGAATGCGTTTTTCCCCAGCCTTAG
- the sda gene encoding sporulation histidine kinase inhibitor Sda, which translates to MLPISDDHLMDAYKKACELRLDAEFIELLKKELSLRKLMFELGPENGEARERS; encoded by the coding sequence TTGCTGCCAATAAGTGACGATCATTTAATGGATGCTTATAAAAAAGCTTGTGAATTAAGATTGGACGCAGAATTTATCGAGTTGTTGAAAAAGGAACTGTCGCTTAGGAAACTTATGTTCGAGCTTGGTCCGGAAAACGGTGAGGCACGGGAGCGATCCTGA
- a CDS encoding DUF350 domain-containing protein, producing the protein MDQWSNIINFLIYLAVTLPMIGLGLLFFTWTTPYNEFALIRHGAQDNDGTQAAAAKAAAYDLGGKLVGQTLVLASAVFHSVGLLDLVVWGLLGIAFQIVTFYLFEWFTPFKVVEEIPKGNVSVGMFSFFLSLATGILMASLISY; encoded by the coding sequence ATGGATCAATGGAGCAACATTATAAACTTTCTGATCTATTTGGCGGTAACGCTGCCGATGATCGGACTCGGGCTGCTCTTTTTTACATGGACAACGCCTTACAACGAATTTGCTTTAATCCGGCATGGCGCGCAGGATAACGATGGCACTCAGGCCGCCGCGGCCAAAGCGGCGGCCTACGATTTGGGGGGCAAGCTGGTCGGTCAGACGCTGGTGCTCGCTTCGGCCGTTTTTCATTCCGTCGGCCTGCTGGATCTGGTCGTGTGGGGACTGCTGGGCATCGCGTTCCAAATCGTCACGTTTTATTTATTTGAATGGTTTACTCCGTTTAAAGTGGTGGAAGAAATCCCGAAAGGCAACGTATCGGTCGGCATGTTTTCGTTTTTTCTCAGCTTGGCGACCGGAATTTTGATGGCCTCATTGATCAGTTATTAA
- a CDS encoding glutathionylspermidine synthase family protein encodes MRYRLAREAIYGPLREEGVFTWDTMYDEEYALAGLHRVSRETVRDIRLAAERLGAVIARTVDIVQQADDALLLELGIPQQALAACRVRLEGGQTTVVGRFDFAVTERGVKMLEFNSDTPTGIVEAFHVNERVCAYYGAENPNAGMNGMICDAFQAEAAKYRELGWAAERIAFSALDWHEEDAGTAKYLLAQSGLQGSFVPLAELRVYEDLLQAPGEDGRLAPVDLLYRLHALEKLAEECDEDGYPTGAHVLDLIARRRLAIINPPSAFVAQTKALQALIWNLHENGQFYTEDEHAAIRDHMLPTYLESGPLAGKRYVRKPIFGREGGGIIIAETDGRIIAKDAEPHYWEQPAVYQEYVELPAGEAETLRGTYRGRLLWGCFYIGGKPSAIIARMGGPITNNLSYYVPAGFSS; translated from the coding sequence ATGCGTTACCGCTTGGCAAGAGAGGCGATTTACGGACCGCTTCGCGAAGAAGGCGTGTTTACGTGGGATACGATGTATGACGAGGAGTATGCGCTCGCCGGCTTGCACCGGGTGAGCCGCGAAACGGTGCGGGACATCCGCCTGGCGGCTGAACGTCTGGGCGCCGTCATCGCGAGGACGGTGGACATCGTTCAGCAGGCGGACGATGCGCTGCTGCTCGAGCTCGGCATTCCGCAGCAGGCGCTGGCTGCTTGCAGGGTCCGCCTTGAAGGGGGACAGACGACCGTGGTCGGCCGGTTTGACTTTGCCGTCACGGAGCGCGGCGTCAAGATGCTTGAATTTAACAGCGATACGCCGACCGGTATCGTCGAGGCGTTTCATGTCAACGAACGGGTTTGCGCATATTACGGCGCGGAAAACCCAAACGCCGGAATGAACGGTATGATTTGCGATGCGTTTCAGGCGGAAGCCGCGAAATACCGCGAGCTGGGCTGGGCTGCCGAGAGGATCGCGTTCAGCGCGCTCGATTGGCACGAAGAGGATGCCGGAACGGCCAAATATTTGCTCGCCCAGTCCGGGCTGCAGGGTTCGTTTGTGCCTCTGGCGGAGCTGCGCGTATACGAGGACCTGCTGCAGGCGCCGGGGGAGGACGGCCGGCTGGCACCGGTCGATTTGCTGTACCGGCTGCATGCGCTCGAAAAGCTCGCCGAAGAATGCGATGAGGACGGTTATCCGACGGGGGCCCATGTGCTCGATCTGATCGCTAGAAGGCGGCTTGCGATCATCAACCCGCCGTCCGCTTTCGTCGCGCAGACGAAGGCGCTTCAGGCGCTGATCTGGAATTTGCACGAGAACGGCCAATTTTACACGGAAGACGAGCATGCAGCGATACGCGACCATATGCTGCCCACCTATCTGGAGAGCGGGCCGCTCGCCGGAAAACGTTACGTCCGGAAGCCGATTTTCGGCCGCGAAGGCGGTGGCATCATCATCGCCGAAACGGACGGGCGAATTATCGCCAAAGATGCGGAGCCTCATTATTGGGAGCAGCCTGCCGTGTACCAGGAGTACGTCGAGCTTCCGGCCGGGGAGGCCGAGACGCTGCGCGGGACATACCGGGGCAGGCTGCTTTGGGGATGTTTTTACATAGGGGGAAAACCGTCCGCTATCATCGCCCGCATGGGCGGACCCATCACGAACAATTTATCTTATTACGTGCCGGCCGGTTTTTCTTCCTAG
- a CDS encoding YolD-like family protein, which produces MSKKLQGNGLFASSRMMLPEHKLTINRHLEEIREYARPSLDPQEAEHISRCLTDSLAAGTETTLVRYGARGCERVKGVVVKMDPLKREVTLSGADGGSIRVPFADLVDVLEDP; this is translated from the coding sequence ATGAGTAAAAAGCTGCAAGGAAACGGCCTGTTTGCTTCTTCGCGCATGATGCTCCCCGAGCATAAATTAACGATCAACCGTCATTTGGAGGAAATTCGCGAATATGCGCGCCCGTCGCTCGATCCGCAGGAGGCCGAACACATTTCCCGCTGCCTCACGGACTCCTTGGCGGCCGGAACGGAAACGACGCTGGTGCGTTACGGCGCGCGGGGCTGCGAACGGGTGAAGGGCGTCGTCGTCAAGATGGACCCGCTGAAGCGGGAAGTCACGTTATCCGGCGCGGACGGCGGCAGCATCCGGGTGCCGTTTGCGGATCTGGTCGACGTGCTGGAAGATCCTTAA
- a CDS encoding DNA polymerase IV: protein MKQEQSKPRVIMMADCQSFYASVEKAAHPEYENRPVVVAADPEFHSGIILAACPIAKQWGITTAERLGEALRRCPELVVVRPRMQEYIDVSLQITKILESFTDLVEPYSIDEQFVDVTGSLRLFGTPLDIAKAMQERIRVETGVYTRIGISENKVLAKMACDNVAKKHPTGLCLMPKTEMERMLWPLPVNKMFMVGSRMTRHLNRMGIYTIGQLAVTPIEKLRKKWGVNGEVLWRIANGIDDSPVDPYTHRQMENIGHNMTLPREYAAWDEIKVVLLELTELACRRCREHGVMGNTVSVGCSGSISGRSSGFHRQMKLPDPTYVTEEVFEAACRLFRKHWDGEPIRRIGVSLDGLTSDQQYQLTLFDNRVQKMALARVTDGIKQKYGDASIMRASSATKAGQAQDRARKIGGHYK from the coding sequence ATGAAGCAGGAACAGAGTAAGCCGAGAGTGATCATGATGGCGGACTGCCAGTCTTTTTACGCCAGTGTCGAAAAGGCCGCCCATCCCGAATATGAAAACCGGCCGGTCGTCGTCGCCGCAGACCCCGAATTTCATTCGGGCATTATTCTGGCCGCCTGCCCGATCGCCAAACAGTGGGGGATCACGACGGCGGAACGGCTTGGGGAAGCGCTGCGCAGATGTCCGGAGCTGGTTGTCGTGCGCCCGCGGATGCAGGAATACATCGATGTGTCGCTGCAAATTACGAAAATATTGGAGTCGTTCACCGATTTGGTCGAGCCGTACAGCATTGACGAGCAGTTCGTCGACGTGACGGGAAGCCTGCGTTTGTTCGGGACGCCGCTGGACATCGCCAAGGCAATGCAGGAGCGCATTCGCGTCGAGACCGGCGTATACACGCGAATCGGCATCAGCGAGAACAAAGTGCTGGCGAAGATGGCATGCGACAACGTAGCCAAAAAGCATCCGACCGGCCTTTGCCTCATGCCGAAAACGGAGATGGAGCGAATGCTTTGGCCACTCCCGGTGAACAAGATGTTTATGGTCGGCTCGCGTATGACCCGGCATTTGAACCGGATGGGCATTTATACGATAGGCCAGCTTGCGGTAACACCCATTGAGAAGTTGAGAAAGAAATGGGGCGTTAACGGAGAGGTGCTTTGGCGTATCGCCAACGGCATCGACGACTCGCCGGTCGACCCGTATACCCACCGGCAAATGGAAAATATCGGGCACAACATGACGCTGCCGCGGGAATACGCGGCCTGGGACGAGATCAAGGTCGTGCTGCTGGAGCTGACCGAGCTTGCATGCCGAAGGTGCCGGGAGCACGGCGTCATGGGAAACACGGTTTCCGTCGGATGCTCGGGCAGCATCTCCGGGCGTTCCTCCGGCTTTCACCGGCAAATGAAGCTGCCCGATCCGACTTACGTCACCGAAGAGGTGTTCGAGGCGGCGTGCCGCTTGTTCCGGAAGCATTGGGACGGCGAGCCGATTCGCCGGATCGGGGTTAGTCTGGACGGCCTGACCAGCGATCAGCAGTACCAGCTTACGCTGTTTGATAACCGTGTGCAAAAAATGGCGCTGGCCCGGGTGACGGACGGCATCAAGCAAAAATACGGGGACGCTTCGATCATGCGCGCCTCTTCGGCCACCAAGGCGGGACAGGCGCAGGATCGCGCCCGAAAAATAGGAGGCCACTACAAATGA